The following proteins come from a genomic window of Alosa alosa isolate M-15738 ecotype Scorff River chromosome 2, AALO_Geno_1.1, whole genome shotgun sequence:
- the ddias gene encoding uncharacterized protein ddias has product MSKIGLFRCTVLSIQDTSILYPCCLNCFSRVDLTSGSNGQISRWSCVKCGRDTEAAGYRYRLSLRVSKDCDVLGVTVFGSCLDSFFGVPAGQLHRYLNASKESRGVQMTEGLLRRSLDDCFIGRCVLLGIKLPGNIGEHRPPGRQQSPVQWPGSMRGPSEQYIASKITLPNEGVFGCTVVQYLQSLLRVCGPSEGSCPQEASRDSDQGSYHDYSQLCPGGSYLHLSEAADAAFPLPLQRSPGLSCVSVDSPERSVSDLVETRRTDISDVSAAVATCSCCDGRHGQKYQGSVSQESGYGETSRDKELTGSFSPTSSESLANQNLMHSRERSHQADSLEPACGFDGQKDTATTPEHLVYDAEEEYDYSAELFDVSSLDRHDFRRSGQVGRRPRTSATLRSVTPRLAPVSQSTPIRGTRAPEKARVCRDTNQHKEVSPRGLRLWELGSRTDSQTKRCVRDDHCCVAALSTGLPTEDADLSKDLFID; this is encoded by the exons ATGTCCAAGATAGGTTTATTTCGGTGTACAGTTCTGTCTATTCAGGATACCAGCATTTTGTACCCATGCTGCCTGAACTGTTTTTCAAGAGTTGACTTAACGTCTGGTTCAAACGGGCAGATCTCCAG ATGGAGTTGTGTTAAATGTGGACGGGACACAGAGGCTGCTGGGTACAGATACAGGTTATCGCTCCGCGTGTCCAAAGACTGTGATGTGCTCGGAGTGACTGTGTTTGGGAGCTGCCTGGACTCCTTCTTTGGCGTGCCAGCAGGACAACTCCACCG ataTCTGAATGCTTCTAAAGAAAGCAGGGGGGTCCAGATGACTGAGGGGCTGCTCAGGAGATCCCTGGACGACTGCTTCATCGGAAGATGCGTGCTTTTAGGAATCAAG TTGCCTGGCAACATTGGAGAACACAGACCACCAGGAAGGCAACAGTCTCCAGTTCAGTGGCCAGGCTCGATGAGGGGACCTTCAGAGCAGTACATTGCAAGTAAGATCACTCTGCCAAACGAAGGGGTCTTTGGTTGTACCGTAGTCCAGTACCTGCAGAGCctcctgcgtgtgtgtggaccCTCAGAGGGTAGCTGCCCTCAGGAGGCCTCACGGGACTCTGATCAGGGCAGTTACCATGACTACTCGCAGCTCTGTCCTGGAGGATCGTACTTGCATTTGAGCGAGGCGGCCGATGCTGCCTTCCCCCTACCTCTGCAGCGCTCACCGGGGTTGAGCTGCGTGTCGGTGGACTCCCCGGAACGGTCTGTCTCAGACCTGGTTGAGACGCGCAGGACCGACATCTCTGATGTCTCTGCTGCCGTGGCAACATGCAGCTGCTGTGATGGACGTCATGGTCAGAAGTATCAAGGGTCTGTCAGCCAGGAGTCGGGATACGGTGAAACATCCAGGGACAAAGAGCTGACTGGATCCTTTTCTCCAAC ATCGTCCGAATCTTTGGCCAATCAGAACCTGATGCACTCCAGAGAGAGATCCCATCAGGCAGACTCCTTAGAACCAGCCTGTGGCTTTGACGGTCAGAAAGACACGGCCACCACACCAGAGCACCTCGTCTACGACGCCGAAGAGGAGTATGACTATTCTGCAGAGCTTTTCGACGTGTCCAGTCTGGACAGACACGACTTTCGGCGATCTGGGCAGGTTGGACGCAGACCTCGGACATCTGCGACTCTCCGCTCCGTGACGCCACGTTTGGCTCCAGTCTCCCAGTCCACTCCCATTCGTGGCACAAGGGCTCCAGAGAAAGCACGGGTCTGTAGAGACACCAACCAGCACAAGGAAGTGTCTCCTCGGGGGCTGCGTCTCTGGGAATTAGGAAGTAGGACGGACAGTCAGACTAAGCGCTGTGTTCGAGATGACCACTGCTGTGTTGCAGCGTTATCCACTGGACTGCCAACAGAAGATGCCGATTTGTCTAAAGACCTTTTCATTGATTAA